The following are encoded in a window of Phaseolus vulgaris cultivar G19833 chromosome 3, P. vulgaris v2.0, whole genome shotgun sequence genomic DNA:
- the LOC137805856 gene encoding dirigent protein 11-like, which produces MNLTSSFFFIFTLIIFYTAYKFSTLQSKQTNLVFYVHDHFTGDHSTASTVAGKTGPASSILNFGTVAIVDDPVTEGPNIDSALIGRAQGMYINSQLDGKGLYMVFSVIFTTGEFKGSSLEIQGSDIFTMKEREFGVVSGTGYFRFVKGYGIMETEFMDIATLRATLKLTVTLKHY; this is translated from the coding sequence ATGAACCTAACATccagcttcttcttcatcttcacctTGATCATCTTTTACACAGCCTACAAATTCTCCACACTCCAATCAAAGCAAACGAATCTCGTCTTTTACGTTCATGATCACTTCACTGGCGACCACTCGACGGCGAGTACGGTGGCCGGAAAGACTGGGCCTGCCTCCAGCATCCTAAACTTTGGCACTGTGGCCATTGTGGATGACCCAGTTACAGAAGGACCCAATATCGATTCAGCACTCATTGGTAGAGCTCAGGGTATGTACATAAATTCGCAGCTTGATGGGAAAGGGTTGTACATGGTTTTCTCTGTGATCTTCACCACTGGGGAATTCAAAGGTAGCAGCTTGGAGATTCAAGGATCTGATATCTTCACAATGAAAGAAAGAGAGTTCGGAGTTGTGTCTGGCACTGGTTATTTCAGGTTTGTGAAAGGGTACGGGATTATGGAAACCGAGTTCATGGATATAGCTACTCTTAGGGCCACTCTTAAACTCACTGTAACACTCAAGCATTACTAA
- the LOC137805513 gene encoding PKS-NRPS hybrid synthetase cheA-like, translating into MSTQRCRSVVWVIEVRVKVFFKEHSGYGNFGITGYRDPVFHTRDELLKWVRKVAFDIGFCIVILRSDTSTGQRGRKTFVLLGCERGGQYKRYKNDLQVTESGTRKCGCPFRLRGYPVKSGEGWILKLICGSHNHELANTLVGHPYAGRFTCNEKSMLMDMTDSSVKPRNILLTMKEHNEKNVSTIKQVYNARYMYKNSVRGDRTEMQQLMMLLERDITYKTNRYRMSLFEVVGVTSTGLTLSAAFMLLASKRHHNFVWALEKLKGLFLRFDSYPKVVVSDKDIALMNAINVVFPEAANLLCRFHIDKNVKAKCKMIVYPKEAWDQVMESWGAIVDCENVESYEHRVEAFNVVCSPWPIFTEYVISTWLNPHKEKFVKAWTDKVMYLGNTTSNRVEAAHWSLKRILETSMGDLCFCWESINKMIILQHNAIKSSFEKSLHVVSHVFNYIAEESDRVEYVGLDKSCYGCTIRSTHGLPCAFELASFGVGSIPLQSVHLIWTRLSFLDISSDDTSAELSIQQE; encoded by the exons ATGAGTACACAACGTTGCCGAAGTGTTGTTTGGGTTATAGAGGTAAGAGTTAAGGTTTTTTTTAAGGAGCACAGTGGTTATGGAAATTTCGGGATTACCGGATATCGGGATCCG GTATTTCATACTCGGGATGAACTTCTAAAGTGGGTTAGAAAAGTTGCGTTTGACATTGGTTTTTGTATTGTGATATTGAGATCGGATACTTCAACTGGCCAACGAGGAAGGAAAACATTTGTATTATTAGGTTGTGAGAGAGGAGGTCAATACAAACGATATAAGAATGATTTACAGGTTACTGAGAGTGGAACTAGGAAATGTGGTTGTCCTTTCAGATTACGAGGGTATCCAGTAAAGAGTGGTGAAGGGTggatattgaaattaatttgtggGTCTCATAATCATGAGTTGGCAAATACATTGGTTGGTCATCCATATGCTGGTAGGTTCACATGTAATGAGAAGTCAATGCTTATGGACATGACAGACAGTTCGGTGAAGCCTAGAAATATTTTGCTGACAATGAAAGAGCATAATGAGAAAAATGTGAGCACAATAAAGCAAGTTTATAATGCACGATATATGTACAAAAACTCAGTACGAGGTGATAGAACTGAAATGCAACAATTGATGATGTTACTTGAGCGTGATAT TACCTATAAAACTAATAGGTATAGGATGTCATTGTTTGAAGTTGTTGGTGTAACCTCAACGGGATTGACCTTAAGTGCTGCATTTATGTTACTCGCATCAAAACGTCATCATAACTTTGTATGGGCCCTTGAGAAGCTGAAAGGTTTGTTTTTGAGATTTGATTCATACCCGAAGGTTGTGGTTAGTGATAAAGATATTGCTCTAATGAATGCAATAAATGTTGTCTTTCCCGAAGCTGCTAATTTGTTATGTCGTtttcacattgataaaaatgttaaagCTAAATGTAAAATGATTGTTTATCCAAAAGAGGCATGGGATCAAGTGATGGAATCTTGGGGAGCAATTGTTGATTGTGAAAATGTAGAGTCCTATGAACATCGTGTTGAGGCATTTAATGTTGTTTGTTCACCATGGCCTATATTTACTGAATATGTGATTAGTACTTGGTTAAATCCACATAAAGAAAAGTTTGTTAAGGCTTGGACGGATAAAGTCATGTACTTAGGCAACACGACAAGTAACAGGGTTGAGGCTGCACATTGGAGTTTAAAGAGGATCCTTGAGACGTCAATGGGGGACTTATGCTTTTGTTGGGAATCCATTAATAAGATGATCATCTTGCAACATAATGCAATTAAATCTTCATTTGAAAAGAGTTTGCATGTAGTGAGTCATGTCTTCAAT TATATTGCAGAAGAGAGTGATCGAGTTGAATATGTTGGTTTAGATAAATCTTGTTATGGGTGCACCATTAGATCTACTCACGGCCTTCCTTGTGCTTTTGAATTGGCTTCCTTTGGTGTGGGTAGCATACCATTGCAGTCAGTGCATCTCATTTGGACACGATTAAGCTTTTTAGATATTTCAAGTGATGATACTTCAGCAGAGTTGTCCATCCAACAAGAGTGA
- the LOC137805516 gene encoding uncharacterized protein, with protein MGGGSQGDRLRPTASVRIRRRHVNEDEEHVEHEDAEHVEPKEAEPQLEVEDEDTPEVKDEGYPEGPRDKTLLTGYEAHVAMQLWNVVDRGELKLVSHGRKMNKMGAPHPRILPAVELSGLAALVGESYRQRTVVCLCRKVAPRDKFISSASVATDLLVDSLRVDRGVAAAETRHCRGGHVRLSWLREMYEDACTRRQWTFTARAYLLHLVGCTIFADKSATSVSVSYLGLFVDLRHTGGYSWAAATLTHMYEQLGDGSYANTRQLAGYVTLFSSWIYEHFPTIGHRQLQDDYVEDQPRCMKYVVESRLSTLASVRMQLDSLCCIPSHPTTVHHGDPSTSDIDHRWLDYNANLVQGAILAADVGTCVPAYLEWFRSISHPYIIQMAEDDRRPVITHNGRRQGENYTISEHPAVGLCRRIASTLQLIIDDGHLTKDSPAWEGTHIALMLARSATEDMSVYVRRRRHER; from the exons ATGGGTGGAGGTTCACAAGGTGATCGTCTACGTCCCACAGCCTCTGTTAGAATAAGAAGAAGACATGTgaatgaagatgaagaacatGTTGAACATGAAGATGCAGAACATGTTGAACCTAAAGAAGCTGAACCCCAATTGGAGGTGGAGGATGAAGACACACCTGAAGTAAAAGATGAAGGTTATCCCGAAGGTCCACGGGATAAGACACTGTTGACAGGTTATGAAGCCCATGTGGCCATGCAATTATGGAATGTTGTG GATCGAGGAGAGTTAAAATTGGTGTCTCATGGCCGAAAAATGAATAAGATGGGTGCTCCTCATCCTCGGATACTACctgcagtggagttgtcaggtTTAGCTGCACTTGTTGGGGAAAGCTATAGACAAAGGACTGTTGTGTGCCTTTGTAGAAAGGTGGCACCCAGAGATAAATTCATTTCATCTGCCT CTGTGGCGACCGATTTACTTGTTGATTCACTTCGTGTAGATCGGGGAGTAGCAGCTGCTGAGACTCGTCATTGTAGGGGTGGACATGTGCGTCTAAGCTGGTTGAGGGAGATGTATGAGGACGCATGTACTAGGAGACAATGGACTTTTACTGCACGGGCATATTTGCTACACCTAGTAGGTTGCACCATCTTTGCAGATAAGAGTGCTACGTCGGTGAGTGTATCCTACTTGGGATTATTTGTAGATTTAAGGCACACCGGAGGATACTCGTGGGCAGCAGCTACTTTGACCCACATGTATGAGCAGTTGGGAGATGGTTCCTATGCAAATACTAGACAGTTAGCTGGGTATGTCACGTTATTTTCATCATGGATATATGAGCATTTTCCGACTATTGGGCACCGACAGCTTCAGGATGACTATGTTGAGGATCAGCCGCGGTGTATGAAATATGTGGTCGAGAGTAGGTTGTCCACACTTGCCTCAGTTCGGATGCAATTAGATAGCCTTTGT TGTATCCCTAGTCACCCAACCACCGTTCATCATGGCGATCCATCCACATCTGATATCGACCATCGATGGTTAGATTATAATGCTAACCTCGTACAGGGTGCAATATTAGCAGCTGATGTTGGAACCTGTGTTCCTGCATATTTGGAGTGGTTTCGATCTATATCACACCCATATATCATCCAGATGGCTGAGGATGATCGACGTCCGGTGATTACCCATAATGGACGACGTCAGGGCGAGAATTATACTATCTCTGAGCATCCCGCAGTG GGTCTTTGTAGAAGAATAGCATCCACCTTGCAGTTGATTATAGATGATGGTCATCTAACCAAGGATTCACCTGCATGGGAAGGGACACATATAGCCTTGATGCTAGCCCGATCAGCCACTGAGGACATGTCTGTGTATGTCCGCAGACGACGACACGAGCGATGA
- the LOC137805514 gene encoding uncharacterized protein yields MNLHKELCQWRQEYIDLFGGDERYEFLKNSLLVDHMISTDKWMTILDMGYVIANRYNVIVVCLSLKQSLTIFPLRSQPPTDFNHHHIICIGHVHGNHFVQVQLQEGCPIPPTDILWSTHCYPIAKTWCSYYTSRMQMFTQIMSIRRHL; encoded by the exons ATGAACTTGCATAAAGAACTTTGTCAATGGCGTCAAGAATATATTGATTTGTTTGGCGGGGATGAACGAtatgaatttttgaaaaattcactTCTAGTTGACCACATG ATAAGTACAGATAAGTGGATGACAATACTAGATATGGGATACGTTATTGCAAATCGATATAATGTGATTGTTGTGTGTTTATCTCTTAAACAATCATTGACTATTTTTCCATTAAGATCCCAACCTCCAACAGATTTTAATCATCACCACATCATCTGTATTGGACATGTTCATGGAAATCATTTTGTTCAG GTTCAGTTGCAAGAAGGTTGCCCGATTCCACCAACAGATATTTTATGGTCTACTCATTGTTATCCAATTGCCAAAACATGGTGTTCATATTATACTAGTCGGATGCAAATGTTTACACAAATTATGTCCATTAGACGACATTTATAG
- the LOC137807013 gene encoding protein high chlorophyll fluorescent 107 yields the protein MNALPSSSSSTFAFVTQSKNIFKLTHKVPILPLHSHAPCCSLSDSSSSYTTVLDKSALSSEQNSSNAVSPEDSGSEEVLVVRRPVTDFSSQEEEEEENEAENGGDAKASAIDAGLARFAKKMPMFEPARMESKERPLTVNLDLALYRAKLIARRSFQYEEAEALLQKCISFWPEDGRPYVVLGKILSKQSKTGAAREIYEKGCQATQGENAYIWQCWAVLEMQMGNIRRARELFDAATVADKKHVAAWHGWAVLELKQGNIKKARSLLGKGLQYGGQNEYIYQTLALLEARAKRYQQARYLFNQAIKCNPNSCASWLSWAQMEVEQENYRAARKLFEKAVHASPKNRFAWHVWGVFEANLGNIDKGRKLLMIGHTLNPRDAVLLQSLALLEYQHSTANLARILFRRASELNPRHQPVWFAWGWMEWKEGNMNKAREFYQKTLSIDQNSETAARCLQAWGVLEQRVGNLSAARRLFKSSLNINSQSYVTWMTWASMEEEQGNSVRAEEIRNLYFQQRTEVVDDATWVMGFLDILDPAIDSLKTLLKLSPNSYNMPFNSLRNTAGTNKNRGDFSSDDDNDDEDDADGESDFDLDAFIMKRLSLDSSNLEVQLEAPKISSDKRIPSGRRIWRPNNRIAKLQVQRNVV from the exons ATGAACGCCCTcccttcctcttcctcttccacttTCGCTTTCGTAACTCAGTCCAAGAACATCTTCAAGCTCACACATAAAGTACCCATTTTGCCCCTACACTCACATGCTCCGTGTTGCTCTCTCAGTGACTCGTCCTCCTCGTATACCACGGTGCTGGACAAAAGTGCCCTTTCATCGGAACAGAATTCAAGCAATGCAGTTTCACCCGAAGACTCGGGCTCCGAGGAAGTCCTTGTGGTTCGCCGGCCGGTGACAGATTTTTCCAGccaagaggaggaagaggaggagaATGAGGCGGAAAACGGTGGTGACGCGAAGGCTTCGGCGATCGACGCGGGGCTGGCGAGATTCGCGAAGAAGATGCCCATGTTTGAACCTGCGAGGATGGAATCGAAAGAGAGACCCCTCACAGTGAATTTGGACTTGGCGTTATACAGGGCAAAACTTATAGCTAGAAGAAGCTTTCAATATGAAGAAGCAGAGGCCTTGCTGCAAAAG TGTATAAGCTTTTGGCCAGAAGATGGTCGACCTTACGTGGTACTTGGAAAGATTTTGAGCAAGCAATCGAAAACAGGTGCAGCCAGAGAGATATACGAGAAGGGTTGCCAGGCTACGCAGGGTGAAAATGCCTACATTTGGCAG TGCTGGGCTGTTCTTGAAATGCAAATGGGAAATATCAGGAGAGCAAGAGAGTTGTTTGATGCTGCCACGGTTGCTGATAAGAAGCATGTTGCTGCTTGGCATGGATGGGCAGTTCTAGAGTTAAAGCAGGGAAATATAAAGAAGGCAAGGAGTCTACTCGGTAAAGGTCTTCAATATGGTGGACAGAATGAGTACATATACCAAACACTTGCACTGCTTGAAGCTAGAGCAAAAAGATATCAGCAGGCTCGCTATTTATTCAATCAGGCCATAAAGTGTAATCCTAATAGCTGTGCTAGTTGGCTT AGTTGGGCACAAATGGAGGTGGAACAGGAAAACTACCGTGCTGCTAGGAAATTGTTTGAG AAAGCAGTACATGCTAGTCCTAAAAATAGGTTTGCTTGGCATGTATGGGGCGTTTTTGAAGCAAACCTTGGCAACATTGACAAGGGAAGAAAACTTTTAATGATAGGCCACACTCTAAATCCGAGGGATGCTGTTCTACTTCAATCTCTTGCTTTATTAGAATACCAACACTCAACTGCAAACCTTGCACGGATTTTGTTCAGGAGAGCGTCAGAATTGAATCCAAGGCACCAACCTGTTTGGTTT GCTTGGGGTTGGATGGAATGGAAGGAAGGAAACATGAATAAAGCCAGAGAATTCTACCAAAAAACACTATCAATTGATCAGAACAGTGAAACTGCTGCCAGATGTCTTCAG GCTTGGGGTGTTCTGGAACAGAGGGTTGGCAATCTTTCAGCTGCACGTAGGTTATTTAAATCCTCGCTGAATATAAATTCTCAGAGTTACGTCACATGGATGACTTGGGCATCAATGGAGGAAGAACAAGGAAACTCTGTGCGTGCTGAAGAGATTCGTAATCTCTATTTCCAACAG CGAACAGAAGTTGTAGATGATGCTACATGGGTTATGGGATTCTTAGATATTTTAGACCCGGCCATTGACAGTTTAAAGACGCTCCTCAAACTCAGCCCAAATTCCTACAACATGCCGTTTAATTCTTTGAGAAATACTGCGGGAACAAATAAAAACAGAGGCGATTTTTCCAGTGACGACGACAATGATGATGAGGATGATGCAGATGGTGAAAGTGACTTCGATTTAGATGCTTTCATTATGAAAAGACTATCCTTAGATTCCTCCAATCTGGAAGTTCAGTTGGAAGCACCCAAAATTTCTTCTGACAAGAGAATTCCATCTGGTAGAAGGATATGGCGACCAAATAACAGAATTGCTAAACTCCAAGTCCAAAGAAATGTTGTTTAG